GGCAGGCCGGTCGAGCAGGCGGATATCACCCGCGCATGCGATACCATCATCCACCGCGGTCCCGACGATAGCGGCGTCCACATCGACCGTGATTTCGGTTTCGGAATGCGCCGCCTCTCGATCATCGACCTTGAGGGTGGGCACCAGCCGATCTTCTCAGAAGATGGCCGCTGGGCGATCACGTACAACGGCGAGATTTACAACCACCCTGAACTGCGCGCTGAGCTCGACGCATGGGGTTGGAAATTTCGCACCAACAGTGACACCGAGACTCTGCTCGCCGCCTATGTCCGATGGGGTGACGACGCTTGGTCGAAGCTCGAGGGCATGTATGGCGTTGCGATCTGGGATGCCAAGGAACGTCGGCTGACGCTCGCGCGCGACCCGCTGGGGATCAAGCCGCTCTACTATTCCCTCCAGCAGGGTGGAATCGCCTGGGGGAGCGAAATCCGCACTATCCGGACCATCCCCGGCCACGAATTCAGTATCCGCGCACGCGGCGTGCATGACTTCTTCATGTTCGGCCATATCGGCAAGCCGCGTACGATCTGGAACGAGGTCCAGAGCCTTGAGCCCGGCCATGTCCTGCACATCGGCGCTGAGGGCGAGCCCGAGATCAGGCGCTTCTGGCATCCACGCTTCGAAGCCCGCCACGACCTGAGCGAGGCGCAGTGGATCGAGGCGACGCGCGAAGAGTTCATGGCGACCGTCAAGCGCCACATGCTCGCCGATGTCACGGTCGGCGCATTTTTATCCGGCGGGGTGGATTCGAGTGCGGTCGTCGCTGCCATGGCGAGTCATGCAAGCGCGCCGATCAAGGCCTTCACCATGGGCTTTCCCGGCACCTCGATCGACGAGACCGACGCAGCGGCGCGTATCGCCAAACATCTCGGCTGCGAACACATCATCCTGCCGCTCGAGCCGCAGGACGCAGGCATGATGCTGCCGCAGGTGCAAGCGAGCCACGACGAGCCCTGCGCTGCCACTGCGGCGGTACCGGTGTGGCACCTGTCAAAGCTCGCCGCCGAGCACGTGAAGGTAGTTCTGTGCGGTGAAGGTTCGGACGAGATTTTTGCCGGTTACAAGCGGCAGCGCACCGCCCTCGCCGCCGCTCGCAGCGCGCCGTATCTTCGCGCACTTGCGCCACTGATTGCAGGTCTGGAACGTATTCCCTTCGGATCGAAGCGGCTCAACTACCTGCGCCAGAACGCACGCCGGTTCCGCATGTCGGCGATGCTCGACAGCAATTTTCAACGCTTTTTCCAGGGTACGCAAATTTCGACCCCGTGGGTGCGCGAGGAACTCTACCAGCGGGGTTTCTACGAACGGCAAGAGACGGAGAAGCCCTTCGCCGCGCTCGAAGCCGAGTATTTCGGCTGGCCGGGCGCACGCGACATGCACCCGCTTGACCAGTTCATGCTGGCCGATCTTACCGTCCACATGCCCTCTTCCCTGCTCAACCGCACCGATCGCGGCAGCATGGCGCATTCGCTCGAGGCGCGTGTGCCATTCCTCAGCCACAAGTTCGTCGACTGGTCGCTTACGATGCCGCGCGAGATGAAGCTGCACGGCAAGACCGGCAAATACGCGCTGCGCAAGGCAATCGAGCCGTGGCTGTTCGAAGGCGCGATCGACAATCGCAAACTCGGATTCCAGCTCCCATTTGCCGAATGGTTCAGCGGCGGTTTCAGCAGCTTCGCACAGGAAGCGTGGAACGGCAGCGGCGCATCGCAGGCGGGCTACCTCGACAATCAGGCGGTAGAGAAGCTGTTCGCCGAACACGGCGCAGGCCTCGCCAATCACGGGCGCATCCTCTACGCGATCGCCATGTTCTCCATCTGGTGGGACCAGAATATCGATGCTCGCTGACCTCGCCCAAGATCCCCAGGCCGCCGACAAGCCATTCGACGTCGCCATCATCGGCGCGGGCGCAGCGGGCGTATCTATCGCGCGCGAACTGATGCGCGGCGGGCACAAGGTATGCCTTGCCGAGAGCGGAGGTCTCGACTTCGAAGAGCGCACACAGGCGCTCTACAAGGGTCAGAACATCGGCCACGAGTATTACGACCTCGACGAGGCGCGGCTGCGATTTTTCGGCGGGACGGTGTCGATCTGGGGTGGGCGCTGCGCGCTGCTCGACGAAATCGACTTCCGAAAGCGCGACTGGGTTCCGCATTCGGGCTGGCCCATCACCCGCGACGACGTGATGCCGTGGTACCGCAAGGCGCAGGAGATCTTCGAGATCGGCGAGTTCGCTTGGGACGATGCTTATCGCCTTTGCGGCATTCCCGACCAGGGGTTCGATCCGGAACGGCTGGCGACCGATTTGTGGCGATTCGACGAGGCGACTGAACGCTTTGCCGCCTCTCGCGCCAAGGATTTGATCGACGCCCCGAACCTCACCATCCTACTCCACGCCAATGCCACCCGCATCCAAGCGAGTGAGAACGGTGCCCGCGTCGAGCATGTCGATGTGAGCACGCTCGATGGGCGCAAGGCGACAATCAAGGCGAAGCACTTCGTCATCGCCTGCGGCGCGATCGAGAATGTTCGCCTGATGCTCGCTTCGGACGACGTGATTACAGGGGGGATCGGCAATGCGAACGACCAGCTAGGTCGCTTTTTCATGGAACATCCCACCGGACGTATCGGCAAGGTCGAGACCGACAAGCCCTTCGACCTGTGGGCTGCCTACCAGAAACGCTTCATGCCTTCCGGCCCGCCCCTCGCCCCTGTTCTGCGTATGGCCGACGCGGTGCAGGAAGCTGAAGGTGCGCTCAATTCGATCGTCACCTTCAAGCTACAACGACCGCCGGAGAAGGGCGTCGCGCTTGGGAACAAGCTCTATCACGACATCAAGCATTCACTGAACCCCGACCGAAAGGGCCGCGCGCTCGACCATATATACCGTGGGCTTCGCGCGTGGTTTCACAAGAATGTGCGCGAGCGTGTCGAGAAGACCATGGCCAATCGGGGCATGACAGGGCTCTACATGATCATTCGCGGCGAGCAGGCGCCCAATCCCGACAGCCGCATCGTGCTGTCGGGCGAGCGCGACGAACTGGGGATGCGGAAAGCCAACCTCAACTGGCAGCTCGACCCGCTCGACAAACACACCGCGCGGATATTCACACGCATCTTCGACGAAGAACTGTCCCGGCTGGGGCGCGGATCGGTCACTCCCACCGAGTGGATCAACGAAGCCGGCAACGATTGGCCGGTCGATCCCACGGTCGGCAACCACCCCATCGCGGGCTATCACCACATGGGGGGTACCCGCATGAGCGATGATCCAAAAAGTGGCGTCGTCGATGCCGATTGCCGGGTTCATGGCATCGCCAATCTGCACATCGCGGGCAGCTCGACTTTCTCGACTGCCGGTTGGGCCAACCCGACATTTACATTGGTCGCGCTTGCGTTGCGCCTCGCGGACAAGCTCGACCGGGATTTGAAGGAAGCCTAACGCTTTTAACCTTTGATATGGGCGCGCGAACCCGCCTCTCGACCCATCGCAAGCCTGGTGCGCCCAACCCCACTAACCTTGACCGTTGAGGTGGAATTAAGGCCAATCGCACAGTCACGACTTGTCACCGAGGGGGCGACAATCGTTCAGACTTGAAAGGTCGCAAATGAGGAAATCTACCATTTTGGGTTCTGCGGCAATCTCCGCCGTGGCCACATTGGGTGCTGCTGCTATTGCGCAGGAAGCGCCGGAAGCCGCACCGGAAACCGAGGTCGAAGTCGAAGAGACGCAAGCCAATGGCGCGATCGTTACCCGCGAGGTCATTACCGAAGAGCGCGATGTCTTCGACGAGAACGGCGATCCGGTCGTTGACGAGGCCGGCCAGCCAGTCACCGAAACCGTGGAGACCGGTTGGCAGCAGACCGTCGAGACGCCTTCGGGCAACATTCACACGATCACCAAGGAAGACGGCAGCCGTGCGGTCGTAACCCACGAACGCCCGGAAAAGGTCGCGAAGCTGGAAAAGGCTGAGCGCCCTGCGAAGCCAGAGAAACCCGCCAAACCCGACCGCCCGGAAAAGCCCGAGAAACCGCAGAAGCCGGACAAGCCCGGTCGGCCGAACTGATCAACTGCTAATTCGCTAATCTGGATAGGGTGCCGCGCATATCACTGGGGTCCATGCGCGGCACCCATCATTCGACCCCAATGGGTTCAGGAAAGTTCGTCATGCCACATCCCTATCGTTCCCTGGCCTATCGTTCCCTGGCCGTCGCCGGGCTGGTGCCGTTAGCACTGCTTGCCTCGCCTGCCAGTGCGCAAGGTGAGGTCACGCTCAGCACAGGGATCGACTATTCGTCGGGTGACTATGGCGATGTCGAAGACACCGATATGCTCGCCATCCCCTTCGCCGTGAAATACGATTCCGGCAGCTTCTACCTCAAGGCATCGATCCCCTATCTCGACGTCGAAGGCCCCTCGGGCGTCATTCCTGGCGACGGGGGCGCCACACCGGGCGCACCCGGAGGTGCCGTGACCTCGCGCAGCGGCCTGGGCGATCTGTGGCTCACCGCCGGCTATTCCATGCCGATCGCCGAGGGAACGTGGTTCGATGCTGTCGGCAAGGCCAAGCTGCCGACCGCATCGGAGAGCAAGTTCCTTGGTACCGGCAGCACCGATTTCACCGCGCAGGGCGAGGTACTTCACATGATCGGGCCAATGAGCGTCGCGGCCTATGGCGGCCGCCGTTTCAACGGGTCGAGCGATGTGTTCGATCTGCGTGACACCTGGCTCGCAGGCGCAGGCGTCTATCTCTCCGCCAACCGCGCAATGCTGGGCCTCGATTACGACTGGCGCGAGGGGTCGACCGCAACTTCGCCCGACATCAGCGAACTGACCGGATCCATCACCTACAAGCTGACCGATGCACTGCGGCTGCAAGGTTATGGCTACACCGGGCTGGCCGATGGCAGCCCCGATATCGGCGGCGGTCTACAGGTGCTGGTGACGCTGGGGCAGTAGGACAACTCCAACGCGTCGATTGCGTCCACTCGACTAACGCAAACTCACCACATTGTCGGCTTCTGGCCGCTGGCGGCTGCCATCGTAAAGGCTCGCCATCGGTTCGTCGCTGACGATCACCTGCTCGGCATCGCCAAAGCCGTTGAAGCCGGTCTTCATGGCCGCACCATAAGCACCGAGCATGCCGATCTCGATATAGTCGCCGGCCTGGATGTCCGAGGGCAGCGGGAACGGCCCCTTCATGTAATCGGCATCGTCGCAGGTCGGTCCGTAGAAGGCGAAATCCGCGTCGGGATCGCGCAGATCGTCCTCGAGCGCGCGCACCGGAAAACGCCAGCCGACATGGGCGGCGTCGTAGAGCGCACCATAGGCGCCGTCGTTGATGTACAGCTCCTCGCCGCGCCGACGCTCCACCCGCACGATCATCGAGGAGTATTCAGCGCTTAGCGCCCTGCCCGGCTCGCACCACAGCTCCGCATTGTAGGCGATCGGCAGCGCATAGAAGTGCTGGTGGATGATCTGGAAGTAATCCTCCAGCGGAGGAGGCTCGAGCTCGGGATACCAGCTCGGGAAACCGCCGCCGACATCGACCATGTCGATCACCACCGAAGCCTCGGCAATTGCAGCGCGGGTGCGATCGAGCGCCTGGACATAGGCGAACGGGCTCATGGCCTGGCTACCGACATGGAAGCACACGCCCAGCCAGTCGCAATGCTGGCGGGTCTGCTGGAGCAGTTGTGGCGCCTCGAGCAGGTCGCAGCCGAACTTGCTGGCGAGCGAAAGCTCGGAATACTCACTCGACACGCGCAGACGCACTGCGAGGCGTAGGTCGCCCGCCTCTTCGCCCGTCTCAGGATCGCGACAGGCGTCGACGATCTTCTCCAGTTCCTCGATGCTGTCGAGGCTGAAGGTCTTCACGCCATGCTGGTGATAGGCCTCGCGGATCGCCGCCGGCGTCTTGATCGGGTGCATGAAGCACAGCACGGCCTCAGGCAGGAGGCCGCGCACCAGCCGCACCTCGGCGATCGAGGCGACGTCGTAATGCGTAATGGCCGCTTCCCACAGCGTCTGGATCAGCTCAGGCGTGGGATTGGCCTTGACCGCATAGAGCGACTTGCCCGGAAACTTCTCGACGAAGAAGCGGGCGGCGCGCGCGGCGGCGTGCGGGCGATTGAGGATGACGGGTTCGTCCGGAGCGAGGTCGCGGACTACAGCCTTGGCATCGGGATAGATGTGCAACTCAAGGGACCCCCAAAACGGTTCGTTGAAACCATGAAACGACAAGCTGCCTTGCGGTTAGGAAGTCCCCTTGGGGCAGCGGAAGCGCGCATATAGGGCTTGCGAGGTGAATCGCAAATGAAAAATGGCGAAGATTGGCTCTTTCATGGCCTTAAGAGCGGATATCGCGGCACAAGGTTCCTTGGCAGGTCGCGGGGGCGCCTCAGCTCAACCGGTCGCGGAAGTCCTCGTAGTGGAATTCCTTCACCAGCTCGAGTGCATCGGTGTCGCTGTCCCACAGGTAAATCGAGGGCAATTGCACTCCGTTGAAGGTGTTGGTCTTCACCATGGAGTAATGCGCCTGGTCGAGGAAGGCGAAGCGCGCGCCCGGCTCTGCAGGCACCGGCAGGCGGTAGTCGCCGATCACATCGCCCGCGAGGCATGACGGTCCGCCAAGGCGGATCGGGACGATATTCTCGTCTGCGAGTTCGCCCAGCATCGCCGGGCGATAAGGCGCTTCGATCACATCGGGCATATGGCAGGTCGCGGAAACATCGGTCACGCCGATGGGCATTTCGTTGAAGCCGGTGTCGAGCAGCGTGCCGACCAGAATGCCTGCATCGAGCGCCACCGCCTCGCCCGGTTCGAGATAGATCTCGGCGCCGGTGTCTTCCTTGGCGTCCTTGAGGAATTCCACCAGTTCCTGGCGCTGGTAATCGGCTCGGGTGATGTGATGACCGCCGCCCATGTTGATCCACTTGAGCTTACCGAACCAGGGCTCGATTGCATCGAACACGCGGTCCCAGGTCAGCTGGAGCGGTTCGAGGTCCTGCTCGCACAGATTGTGGAAGTGAATCCCCTCGACGCCTTCCATATGCTCTTCGGTGAGCTGGTCTAGCGGGAATCCTAGCCGCGAACCGGGCGAGGATGGATCGTAACGCGGCACTTCGCCGGTCGGCACCTGTGGATTGATACGCAAGCCGACGTCGAAATCGCCGCCGGTCGTCTTGGCATGCTCGAGGATCAGCGCCGCGCGCTGCATCTGCCCGGGCGAGTTGAAGATCACATGGTCCGACAGGCGGCAGACTTCCTCCAGCTCGTCAGGCTTGTAGGCTGCCGAATAAGTCGCAATCTCGCCATCGTAGAATTCGGATGCCAGCCGCGCTTCCCACAGGCCGGAGGTGCAGACGCCGTCCAGATACTCGCCGATAATCGGCGCGACCGACCACATCGAGAATGCCTTAAGCGCAGCGAGCACCTTGATGTCGGCGGCGTCGCGGATGTCGGCCAGCACCTGGCAATTGGCGCGCAGCTTCGCCGCATCGACCACGAATGCGGGGCTGTCGACGCGATTGAGATCGAAATGGGCGAATGCGCCCGGATCACCGGCTCTGGTTTCCATCAGGCCAACTCCTCCAAAGCGCAGTCAAAAGCAGAGTTCGCTGCCTCGTCAAAGCACACGAACGCAATGCGACTGAATTGAGACGGATTGCGCCACACAAATTCCGCCGTTGTATGCGCTGCAGTCTTGGCTGCCTTTTCAAGCGGATAGCCGAAACGGCCGGTAGAGATAGCTGGGAATGCGACCGAACACGCTTTCTTCTCAAGCGCACAGCAAAGGGAATTCTCGTAGCACTGGGTCAATTGAGACGACTCGCCCTTCTCCCCGCCACGCCAAACCGGACCGACCGTGTGGATGATCCATTCAGCCTTCAAATTATATCCTTTGGTGACCTTGGCTTGGCCAGTCTTGCATCCGCCGAGCAATCGACACTCATGAACAAGTTCGGGTCCGGCGGCTCGGTGAATGGCTCCATCCACCCCGCCCCCACCCAGCAGTGAACTGTTGGCAGCATTGACGATGGCGTCGAACTCCATCGTGACAATATTGCCCTTCACAGCCTCAAGAAAAGTGTCGCAAATCAATCGCAAATTAGAATTCCACCGGTCCGCCGAGTTCCTTCACCTGCCACGGCAGGCCATGTTCGTTGAGCATGTCCATGAAGGGATCGGGGTCCATTTCTTCCATGTTGAAGACCCCGTCGCCCGACCACTTGCCGGTGACCATCATGGCAGAACCGATCATGGCGGGCACGCCGGTGGTGTAGCTGACCGCCTGGTTGCCAGTTTCCTCGTACGCGGCCTCATGCGAACAGATGTTGTTGATGTAGAAGGTCTTCTCGCCCGAACCGTCGATCGCTTCGCCCGTCGCGATCACGCCTATGTTGGTGTTGCCCTTGGTCGTCTCGCCCAGCGTTTCGGGCTTGGGCAGCACGGCAGCGAGGAACTGCAGCGGGATGATTTCCTTGCCCTTGTACTTGATCGGGTCGATCCGCGTCATGCCGACGTTCTGCAGCACGGTGAGGTGCTTGATGTACTCATCGCCGAATGTCATCCAGAAGCGCGCGCGCTCCATCTCCGGATTGAACTTGGCGAGGCTTTCGAGCTCCTCGTGGTACATCATGTACATGTTCTTGGGGCCCACACCCTCGAAGTCGAACTCGACCTTCTTCGCCATCGCCGGAGTCTCGACGAACTCGCCGTTCTCCCAGTGACGCGCGGGCGCGGTGACTTCGCGGATGTTGATTTCGGGGTTGAAATTGGTGGCAAAAGCCTGGCCATGATCCCCGCCGTTACAGTCGAGTATGTCGAGCGTCCGGATGGTCTTCAGCTTGTGCTTCTTCAGCCACATGGTGAAGACGCTTGTCACGCCCGGGTCGAAGCCCGAACCCAGCAGCGCCATCAATCCTGCCTCCTTGAAGCGGTCGTGATAGGCCCACTGCCAGTGATATTCGAACTTGGCCTCGTCCTTGGGCTCGTAGTTCGCAGTATCGAGGTAATCGACGCCTGTTTCGAGGCAGGCATCCATGATCGGCAGGTCCTGATACGGCAGCGCGAGGTTCACCACGAGGCTCGGCTGAACCTTGCGGATCAAATTGACCATCGCCGGGACTTCCTCGGCGTCGATCTCGTAGGTCGAAACATCGACACCCGTGCGCTCTTTCACCGAAGCTGCGATGGCATCGCACTTGCTCTTCGTGCGGCTGGCGAGGTGGATGTCGGTGAAGATATCCTTGTTCATCGCCATCTTGTGGACGCACACCGAGCTGACACCGCCGGCACCGATAACGAGGACTGTCGACATGTGGGGTAACCTTTCAATTTCGAATCTTGCGCGCGCTCTAGTCGAACGCGGCCACCACGTAAATCGATCCGGCATTTCCTACGATCGGGCCGCGATATACCTTTGCAGCATGGACAGAAGCCCCATCGAGATTGCGGATGATTCCAGCGACAGGACTGTGTTCCATGTGTTCCATCGCGTAGGATTCCCCGCATGACTCAAGCGAAGCAAAATCCGACCCAGGAAGGCGTGATCGAAGCCGCCAGAAAGATCGCGGCCATCCTCCCGGCCACTCCGCTCCTGCCGGTCGAAATCGACGGAGTGACGGTTCACGTCAAAGCGGAGAATCTCCAGCCAATCGGCGCCTTCAAGATCCGCGGCGCGTGGCACCGGCTGTCAGCACTGGAAGAGGCCGAGCGATCGGGCGGCGTCGTGGCCGTTTCGTCCGGCAACCATGCGCAAGGCGTGGCCTGGGCGGCAAAGCGGCTCGGCATGTCAGCAACCATCGTCATGCCGCACGACGCCCCGCAAGTGAAGCTCGATGCGACCCGCGCATTGGGGGCCGAGATCGTCCTCTATCAGCGCCCGCATGAAGACCGCGACGAGGTGGCGGCGCGCATCATTGCCGAGCGCGGAGGTACGCTGGTCCATGCCTTCGGCGATCCCTGGGTGATTGAGGGCCAGGGGAGCGCCGGGCTCGAGATTGTCGAACAACTGGGCCGCGCACCATCGTGCATCCTCGCCTGTTGTGGCGGCGGGGGCCTCGCCGCGGGGCTCGCCCTCGCCTGCCCCGAAAGCGCGATCCATCTCGTCGAACCCGAGGGTTGGGACCAGGTCGGACAAAGCCTGCGCGCAGGCAGGATCGTGCGGCAGCACGCAGATCCGCCGAAAACGATCTGCGATGCATTGCAGCCCATCGCGACTAAGCAGGTGAACCTCGACACGCTACTGGACCGCGCTGAGCCGGGAGTGACGGTGACCGATGAGGAGGTAAGGACCGCCCAGCGTTTCGCCTTTTCGCGGCTTCACCTCGTGGTCGAACCGGGCGGCGCTGCAGCGCTCGCGGCGGCCTTATCCGGCAAGGTGCCGCTCGACGAGGGAACCGTGATCATGCTGACAGGCGGCAATGTCGATCCGGCCAGCTACGCGGAGACGATCTCCACAGGAAGCTAGGTTGCATTTGACAATCGATCCATGCCGCAGCAGTCTCGCCGCCAGATAAGGGAGGGATACAATGCAAGCTCAAATGTTGGCCCCCGCTGCGGTGCTTATCGCCTGGTCGCTGGTGATGTTGTTCATGATTCCGATCACGCGCTTTCCGGCGCTGGCCAAGCTCGGGATCAATGTCTCGAATGCAGAGCGCGGCGTGCGGGGCCAGGATTCGGAAGACAAGCTCCCGCCCTCGGTGAACTGGAAGTCGCACAATTACACCCACCTGATGGAACAGCCGACGATATTCTATCCGGCGGTCGTCATCATCGCGTTGATGGGCGCCGGTGCGGGCGATGTGCTGGCGGCATGGATCTATGTCGGGCTGCGCGTCATCCACTCGCTGTGGCAGGCTTTCGTCAACATCGTGGCGGTCCGTTTCGCGCTGTTCCTGGCCATGACTGTGGCCTTGCTTTTCCTTGCTTATCGCGCGGTTTCGCTCACTCTCTTCGCTGACCCGGGAGTTGCCTGATGATCGGTATGGCCATCCTTCAGCCGGTCGTCGCATTGACGATCTGGACCATGATCATGTGGGCGTGGATGTATGCCACGCGCATTCCGGCGATGAGCAAATCGCCGAATATCGAGGCACCTTCGAAGCTCGTTGGTGGGACGGGCAAAGATCTGGATGCGGTTCTGCCGCCACAGGTTCAATGGAAAGCGCATAATTACAACCACTTGCATGAACAACCGACGATCTTCTACGCGGTGGCGATCGTGCTCGCGATCATCGGCCAGGGCGACGGGATGAATGCCTTGCTTGCGTGGATCTATGTCGGCTTGCGGGTGGTTCACTCGCTGGTTCAGGTCACCGCGAACAAGGTGATGGTGCGGTTTGTGCTGTTTTTCCTGTCGGGCCTGGTGCTGGTCGCACTGATCTTCCACGCGACGATCAGCGTGTTCGACATTCACATCTAGGGCGAATGCTGCTCCCGCTTCGGCGGGGGCAGCCGCCTATTCGGCGGCCTCGGTCGCCTGCTCTTTCGCAAAGTCCATCGTGGCGAGGAATTTTTCCGCGTCGAGCGCTGCCATGCAACCCATCCCGGCGGCAGTCACCGCCTGGCGATACGTGTGGTCAGTGACGTCACCGGCTGCGAACACACCCGGTTTCACGGTCTTGGGCGTGCCCGGCTCCGTCAAGAGGTATCCGCCGTCGTCCATCGGTAGCTTGCCCTTGAACAGTTCGGTCGACGGGGCATGCCCGATCGCGACGAAGGCGCCGTCCACTTCGAAGGTCGATTCCTCGCCGGTCTGCGTGTCCTTGAGCACGAGATGCCCGAGCTTGCCGTTCTCGTCCGCGACGAAGCGCTCAACCGTCTTGTTCCACAGCGTCGAAATCTTGTCCGACTTG
This region of Altererythrobacter sp. CAU 1644 genomic DNA includes:
- the asnB gene encoding asparagine synthase (glutamine-hydrolyzing), producing the protein MCGIAGWYRRQGRPVEQADITRACDTIIHRGPDDSGVHIDRDFGFGMRRLSIIDLEGGHQPIFSEDGRWAITYNGEIYNHPELRAELDAWGWKFRTNSDTETLLAAYVRWGDDAWSKLEGMYGVAIWDAKERRLTLARDPLGIKPLYYSLQQGGIAWGSEIRTIRTIPGHEFSIRARGVHDFFMFGHIGKPRTIWNEVQSLEPGHVLHIGAEGEPEIRRFWHPRFEARHDLSEAQWIEATREEFMATVKRHMLADVTVGAFLSGGVDSSAVVAAMASHASAPIKAFTMGFPGTSIDETDAAARIAKHLGCEHIILPLEPQDAGMMLPQVQASHDEPCAATAAVPVWHLSKLAAEHVKVVLCGEGSDEIFAGYKRQRTALAAARSAPYLRALAPLIAGLERIPFGSKRLNYLRQNARRFRMSAMLDSNFQRFFQGTQISTPWVREELYQRGFYERQETEKPFAALEAEYFGWPGARDMHPLDQFMLADLTVHMPSSLLNRTDRGSMAHSLEARVPFLSHKFVDWSLTMPREMKLHGKTGKYALRKAIEPWLFEGAIDNRKLGFQLPFAEWFSGGFSSFAQEAWNGSGASQAGYLDNQAVEKLFAEHGAGLANHGRILYAIAMFSIWWDQNIDAR
- a CDS encoding O-acetyl-ADP-ribose deacetylase; protein product: MKGNIVTMEFDAIVNAANSSLLGGGGVDGAIHRAAGPELVHECRLLGGCKTGQAKVTKGYNLKAEWIIHTVGPVWRGGEKGESSQLTQCYENSLCCALEKKACSVAFPAISTGRFGYPLEKAAKTAAHTTAEFVWRNPSQFSRIAFVCFDEAANSAFDCALEELA
- a CDS encoding FAD-dependent oxidoreductase → MLADLAQDPQAADKPFDVAIIGAGAAGVSIARELMRGGHKVCLAESGGLDFEERTQALYKGQNIGHEYYDLDEARLRFFGGTVSIWGGRCALLDEIDFRKRDWVPHSGWPITRDDVMPWYRKAQEIFEIGEFAWDDAYRLCGIPDQGFDPERLATDLWRFDEATERFAASRAKDLIDAPNLTILLHANATRIQASENGARVEHVDVSTLDGRKATIKAKHFVIACGAIENVRLMLASDDVITGGIGNANDQLGRFFMEHPTGRIGKVETDKPFDLWAAYQKRFMPSGPPLAPVLRMADAVQEAEGALNSIVTFKLQRPPEKGVALGNKLYHDIKHSLNPDRKGRALDHIYRGLRAWFHKNVRERVEKTMANRGMTGLYMIIRGEQAPNPDSRIVLSGERDELGMRKANLNWQLDPLDKHTARIFTRIFDEELSRLGRGSVTPTEWINEAGNDWPVDPTVGNHPIAGYHHMGGTRMSDDPKSGVVDADCRVHGIANLHIAGSSTFSTAGWANPTFTLVALALRLADKLDRDLKEA
- a CDS encoding MAPEG family protein, with translation MIGMAILQPVVALTIWTMIMWAWMYATRIPAMSKSPNIEAPSKLVGGTGKDLDAVLPPQVQWKAHNYNHLHEQPTIFYAVAIVLAIIGQGDGMNALLAWIYVGLRVVHSLVQVTANKVMVRFVLFFLSGLVLVALIFHATISVFDIHI
- a CDS encoding MAPEG family protein; this encodes MQAQMLAPAAVLIAWSLVMLFMIPITRFPALAKLGINVSNAERGVRGQDSEDKLPPSVNWKSHNYTHLMEQPTIFYPAVVIIALMGAGAGDVLAAWIYVGLRVIHSLWQAFVNIVAVRFALFLAMTVALLFLAYRAVSLTLFADPGVA
- a CDS encoding threonine ammonia-lyase yields the protein MTQAKQNPTQEGVIEAARKIAAILPATPLLPVEIDGVTVHVKAENLQPIGAFKIRGAWHRLSALEEAERSGGVVAVSSGNHAQGVAWAAKRLGMSATIVMPHDAPQVKLDATRALGAEIVLYQRPHEDRDEVAARIIAERGGTLVHAFGDPWVIEGQGSAGLEIVEQLGRAPSCILACCGGGGLAAGLALACPESAIHLVEPEGWDQVGQSLRAGRIVRQHADPPKTICDALQPIATKQVNLDTLLDRAEPGVTVTDEEVRTAQRFAFSRLHLVVEPGGAAALAAALSGKVPLDEGTVIMLTGGNVDPASYAETISTGS
- a CDS encoding type III PLP-dependent enzyme, encoding MHIYPDAKAVVRDLAPDEPVILNRPHAAARAARFFVEKFPGKSLYAVKANPTPELIQTLWEAAITHYDVASIAEVRLVRGLLPEAVLCFMHPIKTPAAIREAYHQHGVKTFSLDSIEELEKIVDACRDPETGEEAGDLRLAVRLRVSSEYSELSLASKFGCDLLEAPQLLQQTRQHCDWLGVCFHVGSQAMSPFAYVQALDRTRAAIAEASVVIDMVDVGGGFPSWYPELEPPPLEDYFQIIHQHFYALPIAYNAELWCEPGRALSAEYSSMIVRVERRRGEELYINDGAYGALYDAAHVGWRFPVRALEDDLRDPDADFAFYGPTCDDADYMKGPFPLPSDIQAGDYIEIGMLGAYGAAMKTGFNGFGDAEQVIVSDEPMASLYDGSRQRPEADNVVSLR
- a CDS encoding saccharopine dehydrogenase family protein is translated as MSTVLVIGAGGVSSVCVHKMAMNKDIFTDIHLASRTKSKCDAIAASVKERTGVDVSTYEIDAEEVPAMVNLIRKVQPSLVVNLALPYQDLPIMDACLETGVDYLDTANYEPKDEAKFEYHWQWAYHDRFKEAGLMALLGSGFDPGVTSVFTMWLKKHKLKTIRTLDILDCNGGDHGQAFATNFNPEINIREVTAPARHWENGEFVETPAMAKKVEFDFEGVGPKNMYMMYHEELESLAKFNPEMERARFWMTFGDEYIKHLTVLQNVGMTRIDPIKYKGKEIIPLQFLAAVLPKPETLGETTKGNTNIGVIATGEAIDGSGEKTFYINNICSHEAAYEETGNQAVSYTTGVPAMIGSAMMVTGKWSGDGVFNMEEMDPDPFMDMLNEHGLPWQVKELGGPVEF
- a CDS encoding carboxynorspermidine decarboxylase, which codes for METRAGDPGAFAHFDLNRVDSPAFVVDAAKLRANCQVLADIRDAADIKVLAALKAFSMWSVAPIIGEYLDGVCTSGLWEARLASEFYDGEIATYSAAYKPDELEEVCRLSDHVIFNSPGQMQRAALILEHAKTTGGDFDVGLRINPQVPTGEVPRYDPSSPGSRLGFPLDQLTEEHMEGVEGIHFHNLCEQDLEPLQLTWDRVFDAIEPWFGKLKWINMGGGHHITRADYQRQELVEFLKDAKEDTGAEIYLEPGEAVALDAGILVGTLLDTGFNEMPIGVTDVSATCHMPDVIEAPYRPAMLGELADENIVPIRLGGPSCLAGDVIGDYRLPVPAEPGARFAFLDQAHYSMVKTNTFNGVQLPSIYLWDSDTDALELVKEFHYEDFRDRLS